A genome region from Natronobeatus ordinarius includes the following:
- a CDS encoding ABC transporter ATP-binding protein, with product MTSADGDSRPAIETDGLTKRYGSTAAVDDLSLTVEAGEIYGFLGPNGAGKSTAINLLMDFARPTDGSIRVLGRDPRADVVAVHQRVGILPDGFSVYGNRTGRDHLRLVIDTKGTDDSPAALLERVGLADAIDDAAGGYSKGMRQRLALAMALVGDPDLLILDEPFSGLDPHGVRTIREVVHEENDRGATVFFSSHVLGQVELVCDRLGILHEGRLVAEGTLEELRERASVATELELVVDGDLERARRIAADVDGVVDASVPAERAVAAAAQPTQRGGDRTDETLVVRLGSIDRREAVLEAVERAGIPVTWSAVDEPSIESIFVAHTDEAPTGGERR from the coding sequence GTGACGTCGGCCGACGGCGACTCGAGGCCCGCCATCGAGACGGACGGGCTGACGAAACGCTACGGCTCGACGGCGGCCGTCGACGACCTCTCGCTCACCGTCGAGGCGGGCGAGATTTACGGCTTCCTCGGACCGAACGGCGCCGGCAAGTCCACCGCGATCAATCTGCTGATGGACTTCGCCCGACCGACCGACGGCTCGATTCGCGTCCTCGGGCGCGATCCACGCGCGGACGTCGTCGCCGTCCACCAGCGGGTCGGCATCCTTCCGGACGGCTTCAGCGTGTACGGGAATCGAACCGGTCGCGACCACCTGCGGCTGGTGATCGACACGAAAGGAACGGACGACAGTCCGGCAGCCCTCCTCGAGCGCGTCGGACTCGCGGACGCGATCGACGACGCAGCCGGCGGCTACTCGAAGGGCATGCGCCAGCGGCTGGCGCTCGCGATGGCGCTCGTCGGCGACCCCGACTTGCTGATCCTCGACGAGCCGTTCTCCGGCCTCGACCCCCACGGCGTCCGGACGATTCGCGAGGTCGTCCACGAGGAGAACGACCGTGGCGCGACGGTCTTTTTCTCGAGTCACGTTCTGGGGCAGGTCGAACTCGTCTGTGACCGACTCGGCATCCTCCACGAGGGTCGGCTCGTCGCCGAGGGAACGCTCGAGGAGCTTCGCGAGCGCGCGTCGGTGGCGACCGAACTCGAACTCGTCGTCGACGGTGACCTCGAGCGCGCTCGCCGGATCGCCGCCGACGTCGACGGCGTCGTCGACGCGTCGGTGCCGGCCGAGCGGGCGGTTGCAGCGGCGGCCCAGCCGACCCAGCGTGGGGGCGATCGAACAGACGAGACGCTGGTCGTTCGACTCGGGTCGATCGACCGTCGCGAGGCCGTCCTCGAGGCGGTCGAGCGGGCAGGAATCCCGGTCACGTGGTCGGCGGTTGACGAACCGTCGATCGAGTCGATTTTCGTCGCCCACACGGACGAGGCGCCGACCGGAGGTGAGCGCCGATGA